In the genome of Hyphomonas sp. Mor2, one region contains:
- a CDS encoding MFS transporter — translation MTSSSPTLQAQPSATHTQSRTYVLIILTLVYTFNHIDRQILVILLEPIKADLGLSDGQLGLLSGLAFAAFYATLGIPIAMWADRGDRRSIIALALTIWSGMTALSGFAQNFWHLLLARMGVGVGEAGGTPPATSMISDLYAPHERATALGIYTTGIGLGILAGFIMGGYVYEAWGWRVAFFVAGVPGLVLAAVVRFTLKEPVRGAVEQRQDEGEAPTLFETLKFIGGQSSFLWLLFGCSLICVSANGFLVFTSSHLQRTYEVGPGDVAAPLGLLIGGVGGVGAVVLGLICDRLSRKNLIWRPLIIAVCAAIALPFAWFFLQADTIMAAYAWNVVPSFIGLVYASVAYTASQELVGLRMRAFAAAFMLLCLTLIGIGGGPTIVGVLSDWMANAGHVTPLKAALEFMLLLNAFSILALVLSARTYSRDAERAAKMS, via the coding sequence ATGACGTCTTCTTCGCCGACCCTGCAGGCGCAACCCAGCGCCACCCACACCCAGTCGCGGACTTATGTCCTGATCATTTTGACGCTGGTTTACACGTTCAATCATATTGATCGCCAAATCCTGGTCATCCTGCTGGAGCCCATCAAGGCTGATCTTGGGTTGAGCGACGGCCAGTTAGGTCTCCTCTCAGGTCTGGCCTTTGCCGCGTTTTATGCCACGCTGGGTATTCCAATTGCGATGTGGGCTGATCGCGGTGATCGCCGGTCAATCATTGCCCTGGCGCTGACTATTTGGTCGGGCATGACTGCGCTTTCGGGGTTCGCTCAGAACTTTTGGCATCTGCTTCTTGCCCGCATGGGCGTTGGCGTTGGTGAGGCAGGCGGAACGCCGCCAGCGACGTCGATGATATCCGACCTCTATGCGCCCCACGAACGCGCCACGGCGCTCGGTATTTACACCACTGGTATCGGTTTGGGTATTCTCGCCGGCTTCATCATGGGCGGTTATGTTTACGAAGCCTGGGGCTGGCGGGTCGCCTTTTTCGTGGCTGGCGTGCCGGGGCTCGTCCTTGCGGCTGTTGTGCGCTTTACCTTGAAAGAGCCAGTGCGCGGCGCGGTAGAACAGCGACAGGATGAGGGCGAAGCGCCGACCTTGTTCGAGACGTTGAAATTCATCGGCGGACAGTCTTCCTTTCTCTGGCTCCTGTTCGGGTGCAGCTTGATCTGTGTTTCAGCGAACGGTTTCCTGGTTTTCACGTCGAGCCATCTGCAGCGCACCTATGAGGTGGGCCCGGGCGACGTCGCCGCGCCGCTCGGCCTCTTGATCGGCGGGGTCGGCGGCGTCGGCGCTGTCGTGCTGGGACTGATTTGCGATCGGTTGTCGCGAAAGAACCTGATCTGGCGGCCACTCATCATCGCAGTCTGCGCCGCCATTGCGCTGCCATTTGCCTGGTTCTTCCTGCAAGCCGATACGATCATGGCGGCCTATGCCTGGAACGTCGTACCAAGCTTCATCGGGCTCGTTTACGCGAGCGTCGCTTATACCGCGTCGCAGGAGCTTGTCGGTCTGCGAATGCGGGCCTTCGCGGCGGCATTCATGCTCTTGTGCTTGACCTTGATTGGCATTGGTGGCGGCCCAACGATTGTCGGCGTCCTTAGCGACTGGATGGCAAATGCCGGTCACGTAACGCCGCTCAAGGCGGCATTGGAGTTCATGTTGCTGCTCAACGCGTTCAGCATCCTTGCGCTTGTTTTGTCGGCGCGGACCTATTCTCGAGATGCCGAACGCGCTGCTAAGATGTCATGA
- a CDS encoding metallophosphoesterase family protein, which translates to MFSSEKTPSKSAVLYAIGDVHGEASRLRRLHSLIEERHDILYGGRKKRLIHLGDYVDRGSDSAGVIESLIKAQDRMGRDCVCLQGNHEAMMLNGLQATGPTDYETWLMNGGEETVASYRLSGAYPIPKSHIKWLKALPKIHVESDDKLIFVHAGINPVEFPDEREEVYLWTRSPQFFDVAGWRNSTLDGWTVVHGHTPTDDFYPDQIQARSKRINIDTGAVFGGRLTAAIFDGEAPVSFIYA; encoded by the coding sequence TTGTTCAGCTCAGAGAAAACACCTTCCAAGTCGGCCGTTCTTTACGCGATCGGAGACGTGCATGGCGAAGCTTCTCGATTACGCAGATTGCACAGTCTGATCGAAGAACGACATGACATATTGTATGGCGGACGCAAGAAGCGGCTGATCCATCTGGGTGATTATGTTGATCGAGGCAGCGACAGCGCAGGCGTGATCGAGTCGCTGATAAAGGCGCAAGACCGAATGGGGCGTGACTGCGTTTGCCTGCAAGGCAACCACGAAGCCATGATGCTGAATGGCTTGCAAGCGACCGGTCCGACGGATTACGAGACTTGGTTGATGAATGGCGGCGAGGAGACCGTAGCGAGCTATCGCCTGTCCGGGGCCTATCCGATACCGAAATCGCATATCAAATGGCTCAAAGCGCTTCCCAAGATTCATGTCGAGTCTGATGACAAACTGATATTCGTCCATGCCGGTATAAACCCGGTCGAGTTTCCGGATGAGCGCGAGGAAGTTTATTTATGGACTCGGTCGCCACAATTCTTCGATGTCGCCGGCTGGCGGAATTCAACGCTGGATGGATGGACGGTGGTGCACGGACACACGCCCACAGACGACTTCTACCCGGACCAGATTCAGGCGCGTTCGAAGCGTATCAACATTGATACAGGTGCCGTTTTCGGGGGGCGCCTGACCGCTGCTATCTTTGATGGCGAAGCGCCGGTGAGTTTCATCTACGCCTAG
- a CDS encoding ECF-type sigma factor: MSETDSKALLKAWRSGDTNARDQLFALLYSELRQVSAALLRAESNNSLSTGDLVNEATLRLIRLDQIDWVDKSHFLALSARAMRRVLIDHARKKKSDKRHHHKVTLVTRLEGVEQRLDIDLLEKALIRLAVIDADKAGIVELRYFGGMSLPEISEVVGTSESTVKRQWRVARAWLLDAMKEGQDVRG; the protein is encoded by the coding sequence GTGAGCGAAACGGATTCCAAAGCACTCTTGAAAGCCTGGAGATCGGGCGACACAAACGCACGTGATCAGCTATTCGCGCTGCTTTACAGTGAGCTTCGGCAAGTTTCAGCAGCACTGCTACGTGCCGAAAGCAACAATTCTCTGTCCACTGGCGACCTCGTCAATGAAGCCACATTGCGTCTGATCCGCCTGGATCAAATAGACTGGGTCGACAAGAGTCATTTCCTCGCGCTTTCCGCCCGCGCCATGCGGCGGGTGCTCATCGATCATGCGCGGAAGAAGAAGTCGGACAAGCGACACCACCACAAGGTGACTCTGGTGACCCGGCTGGAAGGCGTCGAGCAAAGACTGGACATTGATCTGCTTGAAAAAGCCCTGATCCGGCTGGCAGTCATCGATGCGGACAAAGCCGGCATCGTCGAGCTTCGATACTTTGGCGGCATGAGCCTGCCGGAGATATCAGAGGTTGTGGGCACATCGGAGTCGACGGTGAAACGCCAATGGCGTGTCGCACGTGCCTGGCTCCTGGATGCAATGAAGGAGGGGCAAGATGTCAGAGGCTGA
- a CDS encoding protein kinase produces the protein MAHCGNCGAKVDADAKFCPDCGHQLDAPAAEVVESTMMTVGGLETLADAPTQDDRSSSAAVLEAGTQFADRYTIEEIVGRGGMGVVYRATDKLSEKTVALKLIRPERLSGTNAIKKLIAEGITARDIRHPNIVAVYDVGESDGQPFVSMEYLGGQSLRAWHRQKTQDREDISLIVACRIIAETLKGLSAAHEAGVIHRDLKPENIVLTGEPTDEAAPLKILDFGIARATGGAQDSGTGTGTGLGTPLYMAPEQITNPDSAGPAADFYSLSVMFYELLMDVVPQGHWQPPSGGRSDVPTGIDALIERGLSNRPANRPQTAKDYLEALELAFAGRDMNFNKPSGPTSDIPVAKILKWSGVALGGVLALGVIGMMIPDDGGMTDPCDGLFGQERALCLGEVWDDPVPDPIPRPGPDPDPVPDPRLPTLADLSGQWNDGLGTTYSMRVRSNGQFSGSGRSADGYNLQISGSFSGANGSYTLQAPELGLTFQGRLVWDRNCHINFQTLDPFSGVVLEQGQMHVNHAPGGPCPVLR, from the coding sequence ATGGCTCATTGCGGAAATTGCGGCGCAAAGGTCGATGCAGACGCCAAATTCTGTCCCGATTGCGGACACCAGCTGGATGCCCCTGCTGCAGAGGTGGTGGAAAGCACGATGATGACGGTGGGCGGGCTGGAAACGCTCGCAGACGCCCCGACACAGGATGACCGTTCAAGCTCAGCCGCGGTCCTTGAGGCAGGCACTCAGTTCGCCGATCGCTACACAATCGAAGAAATTGTCGGACGGGGCGGCATGGGCGTCGTCTATCGCGCAACCGACAAATTGAGTGAGAAGACAGTGGCGCTCAAACTGATCCGGCCGGAACGCCTGTCCGGGACCAATGCGATCAAGAAACTGATCGCTGAGGGAATTACCGCGCGCGATATTCGCCACCCAAATATCGTCGCGGTTTATGATGTCGGCGAGTCAGACGGACAGCCCTTTGTCTCGATGGAATATCTCGGCGGGCAGTCGCTGCGGGCCTGGCATCGCCAGAAGACCCAGGATCGGGAAGACATCAGTCTGATCGTGGCCTGCCGGATCATTGCCGAGACGCTGAAAGGATTGAGCGCCGCCCATGAGGCCGGCGTGATTCACCGCGATCTCAAGCCCGAGAACATCGTTCTGACCGGCGAACCCACAGATGAAGCAGCGCCTTTGAAGATTCTCGATTTCGGGATCGCGCGGGCGACCGGTGGCGCACAGGATAGTGGGACGGGAACCGGGACCGGGTTGGGCACGCCCCTATACATGGCGCCGGAGCAGATCACCAATCCCGATAGTGCGGGTCCCGCAGCTGATTTCTATTCCCTGTCGGTCATGTTTTACGAGTTACTCATGGATGTGGTCCCGCAAGGACACTGGCAGCCACCATCGGGCGGTCGCTCAGATGTGCCAACCGGCATCGACGCCTTGATAGAACGGGGCTTGTCGAACCGGCCCGCCAATCGACCGCAAACAGCCAAGGACTATCTCGAAGCACTGGAGCTCGCCTTCGCTGGACGCGATATGAATTTCAACAAACCCAGTGGACCGACGAGTGACATTCCGGTCGCGAAAATTCTCAAATGGTCAGGGGTCGCGCTGGGCGGCGTCCTGGCGCTCGGCGTCATCGGCATGATGATTCCGGATGATGGCGGTATGACCGACCCGTGTGACGGATTGTTCGGCCAAGAGCGTGCCCTTTGCTTGGGAGAGGTGTGGGACGATCCGGTTCCTGACCCGATACCGAGGCCTGGGCCAGATCCAGATCCTGTTCCCGACCCGCGGCTGCCGACCCTGGCGGACCTTTCTGGCCAGTGGAATGATGGCCTTGGCACAACCTATTCGATGCGGGTGCGTTCGAATGGGCAGTTCTCTGGCTCCGGCCGCAGCGCCGATGGTTACAATCTGCAGATCTCGGGCTCTTTCTCCGGGGCCAACGGCTCCTACACTTTGCAGGCACCTGAACTTGGTCTGACGTTTCAGGGGCGCCTGGTCTGGGATCGCAATTGCCACATCAATTTCCAGACGCTCGATCCGTTCAGCGGCGTGGTTCTCGAACAGGGACAGATGCATGTGAACCATGCGCCCGGTGGTCCGTGTCCGGTGTTGCGATGA
- a CDS encoding zinc ribbon domain-containing protein produces MASEPLVLTDPNLLAEFVRESEFKGFFEKRFATPPDLAALLFRNGELIDTFKGAHFSVGGLATAVKSVVGGSTHIALMLADLKPFSVQFPVKAMSKDSVEVAGVATLELQLNPDRPANILGLMGGVSRQQTDEGTGDIPATGKNALTRSDVVERIAPHFNDRVFEAAIGSVNADEIRGETGLQDKIQADLMTEAERICGDLGVMVRSASVTWAMNAVEREAFERAQVARQQEALDYELELLTREVDRQSEATRIKVASTVDLAKLENASEDELAQMVLKSEVEFLDAREAATRRQEMEALAHEIEVLRTERAAKMEGQLAEATHLTDLTKEAARLRTTERDIELLDAKHIAKMKEVGAFSDQDIDDRKQRMDLEISKIAAKQSADNLRTLMELEQGVEDKIAARDIKKADAASANKIAEGKADADSRVAQLQAGAKMTPEQIMAINAGLSPDVADVLKEQARANAKAGEDTMESMRELIKGAAEERAASREHELNILKAGMAGASGVAHGAGGKESSGSSDDLGETPTMVDCPKCGRSLPAKANFCTGCGHKMRT; encoded by the coding sequence ATGGCCTCGGAACCACTCGTACTTACTGATCCCAATCTTCTTGCAGAATTTGTCCGCGAGAGTGAATTCAAGGGCTTCTTCGAAAAGCGTTTTGCGACGCCGCCGGATCTTGCTGCTCTCCTGTTTCGCAATGGCGAACTGATCGACACGTTCAAGGGTGCGCATTTCTCTGTCGGTGGCCTGGCCACGGCTGTGAAAAGTGTCGTCGGCGGGTCCACGCATATCGCGCTGATGCTCGCGGACCTGAAGCCTTTCTCGGTGCAATTCCCAGTCAAGGCCATGTCGAAGGACAGTGTCGAAGTTGCCGGCGTGGCAACGCTCGAGCTCCAGCTCAATCCTGACCGACCCGCCAACATTCTCGGTTTGATGGGCGGGGTTTCTCGCCAGCAAACGGATGAAGGGACGGGCGATATTCCGGCCACCGGCAAGAATGCCCTGACGCGCTCTGACGTGGTCGAACGGATTGCACCGCACTTCAATGATCGCGTCTTCGAGGCGGCGATTGGCAGCGTCAATGCCGATGAGATCCGCGGTGAAACGGGTCTGCAGGACAAGATTCAAGCTGACTTGATGACCGAAGCAGAGCGCATTTGCGGTGATCTTGGCGTCATGGTGCGGTCGGCGAGCGTGACCTGGGCAATGAATGCGGTCGAACGCGAGGCCTTTGAGCGTGCACAAGTTGCACGTCAACAAGAAGCCCTCGATTACGAGCTCGAATTGCTCACACGCGAAGTCGATCGCCAATCTGAAGCGACCCGTATCAAGGTCGCGTCGACTGTTGATCTCGCGAAGCTGGAAAATGCCAGCGAAGATGAACTGGCGCAGATGGTGCTGAAGAGCGAAGTCGAATTCCTCGACGCGCGCGAAGCGGCCACCCGCCGTCAGGAAATGGAAGCGCTCGCGCATGAGATCGAAGTGCTGCGCACAGAGCGGGCCGCCAAGATGGAGGGTCAACTCGCTGAGGCGACCCATCTTACTGATCTCACCAAGGAAGCTGCGCGGTTGCGGACAACGGAACGCGACATCGAGCTGCTGGATGCGAAACATATCGCGAAGATGAAAGAGGTTGGTGCGTTTTCCGATCAGGATATCGATGATCGTAAACAACGCATGGACCTCGAGATCAGCAAGATCGCAGCCAAACAATCGGCGGACAATTTGCGAACCCTGATGGAGTTGGAGCAAGGCGTCGAGGACAAGATCGCAGCGCGGGACATCAAGAAAGCGGATGCCGCTTCAGCCAACAAGATTGCTGAAGGGAAAGCGGACGCGGACAGCCGCGTGGCACAGCTGCAAGCGGGGGCCAAAATGACGCCGGAGCAGATCATGGCGATCAATGCGGGCCTGTCTCCAGATGTCGCGGATGTTCTCAAGGAACAAGCGCGCGCCAATGCAAAAGCTGGCGAGGACACAATGGAGTCTATGCGAGAGCTGATCAAAGGCGCTGCGGAAGAACGCGCGGCGAGCCGTGAGCATGAGCTAAACATCCTCAAGGCCGGGATGGCCGGGGCAAGTGGCGTCGCGCACGGCGCCGGTGGCAAAGAGAGCAGCGGTTCAAGCGATGACCTGGGTGAAACACCAACCATGGTGGATTGCCCCAAATGCGGTCGATCGCTGCCTGCCAAAGCCAATTTCTGCACTGGCTGCGGTCACAAGATGCGGACCTGA
- a CDS encoding C1 family peptidase, whose amino-acid sequence MSECYNCKSPLPVFSYICGICGANNTPVGADLTPVDLSDGGPNMSDKWSEYSLNGCLFEDAPKPSPMLGAPSADLPQRIDLRMHCPPVESQLTTNSCVANAVVSALEIHQKKVGLPLTDMSRLFVYYNARSLAGNQMQDTGSLIHHGMAAVLAYGACEERLWPFEPAMVMAQPPANCYENAMQYEAVQYARTPRGAPALAALAQGLPVVFGMSAPAVYFEIAAQTGAMPRPDQLPPQVQPPTGHAMIIVGYDLSDKTYLVRNSWGPMWADQGYCRIPFETMDTWARAEEFWTIGAIEQAEGFALSGPSMIDAMKGVGVSQATLDAAASGLGRLKGDLRARLSSDLETAKRDFKKRLRD is encoded by the coding sequence ATGTCCGAATGCTATAACTGCAAGTCACCCTTGCCCGTCTTCTCGTACATTTGCGGCATTTGCGGCGCAAACAATACGCCGGTCGGCGCTGACCTCACCCCCGTAGACCTTAGTGATGGAGGACCCAACATGTCCGACAAGTGGAGCGAATACAGTCTTAACGGGTGTCTATTTGAAGACGCCCCCAAACCTTCGCCCATGCTGGGCGCGCCATCAGCTGATCTGCCGCAACGAATTGATCTGCGTATGCATTGCCCACCGGTCGAGAGCCAGTTGACGACCAATTCCTGCGTGGCCAATGCGGTGGTCAGCGCGCTGGAAATTCATCAGAAGAAGGTAGGCCTGCCGCTCACGGACATGTCGCGTCTGTTCGTCTATTACAATGCGCGTTCATTGGCCGGGAATCAGATGCAGGATACGGGCAGTCTGATCCATCACGGCATGGCCGCGGTGTTGGCATATGGCGCCTGCGAAGAGCGGCTATGGCCCTTCGAACCGGCCATGGTCATGGCGCAACCACCGGCCAATTGCTACGAAAACGCGATGCAGTACGAGGCGGTGCAATACGCAAGAACACCGCGTGGTGCGCCGGCGCTTGCAGCTCTGGCACAAGGACTGCCTGTCGTGTTCGGCATGTCGGCACCGGCAGTCTATTTCGAAATCGCCGCGCAAACCGGTGCGATGCCACGTCCCGATCAATTGCCGCCACAAGTCCAGCCACCGACCGGACATGCCATGATCATTGTCGGCTACGACCTGTCGGACAAGACCTATCTGGTGCGCAATAGCTGGGGCCCAATGTGGGCCGATCAGGGCTATTGTCGGATCCCGTTCGAGACCATGGATACCTGGGCACGGGCGGAAGAATTCTGGACCATCGGCGCCATCGAACAGGCCGAAGGGTTTGCACTCTCCGGACCAAGCATGATCGACGCCATGAAAGGCGTGGGCGTGTCACAAGCGACTCTCGACGCAGCCGCATCGGGGCTCGGCCGCCTGAAAGGTGATTTGCGCGCCCGCCTGTCCAGTGACCTGGAAACCGCCAAGCGCGATTTCAAGAAACGCCTGCGGGACTAG
- a CDS encoding alpha/beta hydrolase produces the protein MTGDIFYRSGDELTLYARAYGDPDAPLAALCMHGLTRNHKDFEPMIAALGHQHRYISVDVRGRGRSNRCDDSSLYNPAQYADDMIALLDHLGLARVVLIGTSMGGLMSMLLMDRIPERIAGVILNDIGPIPDPSGLARISAYATKTPVYTDWSAAAVAIAETQNVAYQDYTSADWEAFAHRTCRREEDGTIVPDYDPKIMDQFSIEPPSRMMKFAMWRLFGKLKSRPLLILRGEDSDILTSKMAARMHRRHRGSHLVYIPRRGHAPMLDEPSAVEAISDFLSRF, from the coding sequence ATGACCGGCGATATCTTTTATCGAAGCGGAGACGAGCTGACGCTCTATGCGCGCGCCTATGGCGATCCCGATGCACCGCTCGCCGCTTTGTGCATGCATGGCCTGACGCGCAACCACAAAGACTTCGAGCCGATGATCGCGGCGCTTGGCCATCAACATCGCTATATCAGTGTCGACGTTCGGGGCCGGGGTCGATCGAACCGATGTGATGATTCCAGCCTGTACAATCCGGCGCAGTATGCTGACGATATGATCGCGCTGCTCGATCATCTCGGCCTCGCTCGTGTGGTGCTGATCGGGACGTCTATGGGCGGTCTGATGTCCATGCTGCTCATGGACAGGATCCCCGAACGAATTGCGGGCGTCATCCTCAACGATATTGGTCCGATTCCAGATCCGTCTGGCCTTGCTCGTATTTCAGCCTATGCCACGAAGACGCCCGTTTATACCGATTGGTCGGCTGCGGCGGTGGCAATCGCAGAAACCCAAAACGTCGCTTATCAAGACTATACATCTGCCGACTGGGAGGCATTTGCCCACCGGACCTGTCGACGAGAAGAGGACGGAACAATTGTGCCGGATTACGATCCGAAGATCATGGATCAGTTCTCGATCGAGCCACCCAGCCGGATGATGAAATTCGCGATGTGGCGGCTGTTCGGTAAGCTGAAATCGCGGCCACTTTTGATCTTGCGTGGTGAGGACTCCGACATTCTCACCTCAAAAATGGCCGCGCGCATGCACCGGCGCCATCGCGGTAGCCACCTCGTCTATATTCCCCGGCGGGGGCATGCGCCAATGCTCGATGAGCCCTCAGCGGTTGAGGCAATCTCAGATTTTTTGAGCCGATTCTAA
- a CDS encoding serine/threonine-protein kinase — protein MSEADALEQRALALVSEAFEQASSDRIAWLKAQTGSDTALYERVVSLLNADGSAGRVLRTGGANQDLGETPAPERAGSYKIGDLIGRGGMGAVYRGERDTGDFEQTAAIKVIRPGVLSDSLIARFERERQILADLTHPNIARLLDGGALEDGSPYFVMEFVDGMPITDWADERDLDTADRVWIFRDVCAAVRHAHQNLIVHRDLTPSNVLVTQAGTVKLIDFGIAKPQADEDLLAEHANSDSKSLASLSFTPGYGAPERAEGAPSNTLSDVYSLGKLLESLLQRQSPDADLAAIIAKAAATAPGDRYPSVDALIEDLGNQRSGYPVDARGNGSGYRFAKFLRRNSMAVSVGVVAFMGLAGALAVTSYQYNRAETALAGANARFEQARSLSKTVIIDVYDAIEQIPGTLEARQNLAGIVKDYVEELATDPNAPDDVLLDIAIQNTRLSDLYGGLGVANFGDTETSYSLLLQAEEALDSLLARTPDSVAAIDEMAWVKRLKANQELTYQLDVASARKTNEEGLALIARGMSLPGAEDTRLYFRLWNSRTDRVKILMYENDYETAIADAKRFRQELAASTYDEAPQRRNSRMAYFARLEGEAYSDTQQWAQAVEPLEFAIANYDTILASDTSAYYYNLQKMTALGPLVMAQLQLENGPEALARGREAVEIAETLRDGDPRDASGRGYVATQLEMLGRVEIEFGDAAKALSATEEALEIRRSVIADFPDTLGHRRDYAGSLKTAAIVFQKANQNTRACDALALSSAELGALLEGDTLTELEQEVWIPEVAARQAEYGCRTD, from the coding sequence ATGTCAGAGGCTGATGCATTGGAACAACGCGCGCTGGCGCTCGTATCTGAGGCATTCGAACAAGCGAGCAGCGATCGCATCGCTTGGTTAAAAGCGCAAACGGGCTCGGACACAGCCCTGTACGAACGGGTTGTATCCCTGCTGAATGCCGACGGGTCCGCTGGCCGAGTCCTACGCACTGGCGGCGCCAACCAGGACCTCGGAGAAACGCCTGCCCCCGAACGCGCCGGATCGTACAAAATCGGCGACCTAATCGGCCGAGGCGGCATGGGCGCCGTCTATCGCGGGGAGCGTGATACCGGGGATTTTGAGCAAACGGCGGCGATCAAAGTCATTCGTCCTGGCGTGCTCAGCGACAGTTTGATTGCGCGGTTTGAGCGCGAGCGACAGATCCTTGCCGACCTGACCCACCCGAATATTGCCCGATTGCTGGATGGCGGCGCGCTGGAGGACGGTTCGCCCTATTTCGTCATGGAGTTCGTTGACGGAATGCCAATTACCGATTGGGCGGATGAGCGTGATTTGGACACGGCAGATCGCGTCTGGATATTTCGAGACGTCTGCGCCGCGGTCAGACATGCCCACCAGAACCTGATCGTGCATCGCGACCTCACCCCTTCCAATGTCCTCGTCACTCAGGCGGGCACCGTGAAACTGATCGATTTCGGCATCGCCAAGCCGCAGGCAGATGAAGACTTGCTCGCAGAACATGCCAACTCGGACAGCAAGTCATTGGCATCGTTGAGCTTTACGCCTGGCTATGGTGCCCCCGAACGGGCCGAAGGCGCGCCCTCCAACACACTCTCGGATGTCTACTCACTCGGCAAACTGCTCGAGTCCCTGCTTCAGCGTCAGAGCCCAGACGCCGACCTGGCGGCGATCATTGCTAAAGCCGCCGCGACCGCGCCAGGGGATCGCTACCCTTCGGTTGATGCCTTGATAGAAGATCTCGGCAACCAACGCTCGGGCTACCCTGTCGACGCCCGCGGCAACGGGTCCGGATATCGCTTCGCCAAATTCCTACGCCGCAACTCAATGGCGGTTTCCGTCGGTGTAGTTGCATTCATGGGGCTCGCTGGCGCGCTGGCAGTCACCTCGTACCAATATAACCGCGCAGAAACGGCGCTCGCGGGCGCCAATGCCCGATTTGAGCAGGCCCGCTCGCTCAGCAAAACTGTGATCATCGATGTCTATGATGCTATCGAGCAAATTCCAGGCACATTGGAAGCGCGTCAAAACCTGGCCGGGATCGTCAAAGACTATGTCGAGGAATTGGCCACCGACCCCAACGCCCCGGACGATGTTCTCCTCGACATTGCGATTCAGAACACGCGCCTCTCCGATTTGTATGGTGGGCTTGGTGTCGCAAATTTCGGCGACACCGAAACGTCCTACAGCCTTTTGTTACAAGCCGAGGAGGCGCTGGATAGCTTGCTCGCGCGCACACCCGATTCGGTTGCCGCGATCGATGAAATGGCCTGGGTAAAACGGCTCAAGGCGAACCAGGAGCTGACCTATCAACTGGATGTCGCGTCGGCCCGAAAGACCAATGAAGAAGGCCTGGCCTTGATTGCACGCGGGATGAGCCTGCCCGGGGCTGAAGACACGCGCCTCTATTTCAGGCTTTGGAATTCGCGGACCGATCGCGTGAAAATCCTCATGTACGAAAATGATTATGAGACCGCCATCGCCGACGCAAAACGCTTCCGCCAAGAACTGGCGGCAAGCACATATGATGAGGCGCCACAGCGCCGAAACTCCCGAATGGCCTATTTTGCGCGGCTCGAGGGGGAGGCCTATTCAGATACTCAGCAATGGGCGCAGGCGGTCGAGCCTCTGGAGTTTGCAATTGCCAATTACGATACGATCCTCGCGTCGGACACTTCTGCTTACTATTACAACCTGCAGAAGATGACCGCGCTCGGGCCATTGGTGATGGCGCAACTGCAACTCGAGAACGGTCCCGAAGCGCTCGCACGCGGTCGAGAAGCGGTCGAGATTGCCGAAACCCTGCGTGATGGCGACCCAAGGGATGCCTCAGGCCGAGGCTATGTCGCGACTCAGTTGGAAATGTTGGGGCGCGTGGAGATCGAGTTTGGGGACGCTGCCAAAGCCCTCTCTGCAACCGAAGAGGCCCTCGAGATTCGCCGCAGCGTCATCGCCGACTTCCCCGACACGCTCGGTCATCGCCGCGATTATGCTGGCTCGCTGAAAACCGCCGCCATCGTCTTCCAGAAAGCCAATCAGAACACGCGGGCTTGCGACGCGCTCGCCCTGTCTTCCGCCGAACTGGGCGCGCTTCTGGAGGGAGATACGTTGACCGAACTCGAACAAGAAGTCTGGATTCCCGAAGTCGCCGCACGCCAGGCGGAATATGGCTGTCGCACCGACTAG